The following coding sequences lie in one Spinacia oleracea cultivar Varoflay chromosome 1, BTI_SOV_V1, whole genome shotgun sequence genomic window:
- the LOC110786785 gene encoding cytochrome P450 81Q32-like: protein MMTLLSKDWNMDTIIIVFKYVAFFLAAYLTLKHTILRNFKLKDKLPPSPFLSFPIIGHLYLFKKPIHRSLARLAAHYGPVLYLKMGARNVLLLSSPEAVEECLVKSDVFVDRPRLLPGKHGGNNYTNIAWSPYGDHWKNLRRIAAVEILSPQRLQILSGIRAEVARSFIRRVIKESAENGGIVEMKSACFRLTLDNMMRMLMGKSNYDEEAREGTTEASRRFQQIVESSFRVSGVNNLEDFLPILKWFRVFLGSPEEFMEKLTKEKNEFMQGLMKEHRELESQGRLSDGRKRAMIHVLLSLQKEDPQYYSDDMIGSLILALFQGGTDTSAATIEWVMSLLVNNPDVLKKAQEEMDRNVGNSRLVEDSDKNNLPYLQCIINETLRMYPTGPTGLPHESRDNSQVGKYNVPKGSMLIYNIWAVHNDPKIWDEPRKFKPERFVGVEMKSKQVGYKFMPFGAGKRICPGEHLAGKVIWLGVAILIQCFEWERIGEEFVGMEESGGVSLTKIEPLRAKCRTRPSMMGVLSQF, encoded by the exons ATGATGACATTATTATCAAAAGATTGGAATATGGATACCATTATCATAGTTTTCAAGTATGTAGCATTTTTCCTAGCTGCATACTTGACCCTTAAACATACCATCCTACGCAATTTCAAGCTTAAGGACAAGTTACCACCATCTCCATTTCTTTCTTTCCCTATTATAGGCCACCTATACCTCTTTAAGAAGCCCATCCATCGCTCCCTAGCCCGATTGGCGGCCCATTATGGCCCGGTCCTGTACCTCAAGATGGGAGCTCGGAACGTCCTCTTACTCTCCTCTCCGGAGGCGGTTGAGGAGTGTCTTGTTAAGAGTGATGTCTTTGTTGACCGCCCTCGTCTCCTCCCTGGGAAACATGGTGGTAATAACTATACTAACATCGCATGGTCCCCTTATGGGGACCATTGGAAAAACCTACGGAGGATTGCAGCCGTTGAGATATTATCTCCTCAACGACTGCAAATCCTGTCAGGGATCCGGGCCGAAGTGGCCCGGTCCTTTATCCGTAGGGTGATAAAAGAAAGCGCCGAAAATGGCGGAATAGTGGAGATGAAGTCCGCTTGTTTTAGGCTCACCTTAGATAACATGATGAGGATGTTAATGGGGAAGAGTAATTATGATGAGGAGGCGAGGGAGGGGACGACGGAAGCTTCTAGAAGGTTCCAACAGATTGTGGAGAGTAGTTTTAGAGTGAGTGGGGTGAATAACTTGGAAGATTTCTTGCCAATTTTGAAGTGGTTTAGGGTGTTTTTAGGATCACCTGAGGAGTTTATGGAGAAGTTGACAAAAGAAAAGAATGAGTTCATGCAAGGATTAATGAAAGAACATAGAGAGTTGGAAAGTCAAGGACGTTTGTCTGATGGGAGGAAAAGGGCAATGATTCATGTATTACTGTCCTTGCAAAAGGAGGATCCTCAATATTATTCTGATGACATGATTGGAAGCCTCATTTTG GCACTATTTCAAGGTGGAACAGACACTTCAGCAGCAACAATAGAATGGGTGATGTCGCTCCTTGTAAACAATCCCGACGTGTTGAAGAAAGCACAAGAAGAGATGGATAGAAACGTCGGAAACAGTCGTTTAGTAGAAGATTCGGACAAGAACAACCTCCCTTACCTGCAATGCATCATAAACGAAACACTACGAATGTACCCAACAGGTCCAACAGGATTACCTCACGAGTCAAGGGATAATTCCCAAGTAGGGAAATACAATGTCCCAAAAGGGTCAATGCTAATCTACAACATATGGGCCGTACACAACGATCCTAAAATATGGGACGAGCCACGGAAATTCAAGCCAGAGAGATTCGTAGGGGTTGAGATGAAGAGTAAACAAGTAGGTTACAAATTCATGCCGTTTGGTGCTGGGAAAAGGATTTGCCCAGGTGAGCACTTGGCTGGCAAGGTCATTTGGTTGGGGGTGGCAATATTGATCCAATGCTTTGAATGGGAGAGAATTGGAGAGGAATTCGTTGGTATGGAAGAAAGTGGTGGTGTTTCTTTAACCAAAATTGAACCTCTTCGGGCTAAGTGTAGAACTCGCCCTAGCATGATGGGTGTCTTATCCCAATTCTAA